From one Candidatus Thioglobus sp. NP1 genomic stretch:
- a CDS encoding phosphoribosyltransferase yields MTIAKTYITADELLLDSFKLGVQIHNSGFKPDFIVGVWRGGTPVGIAIQEILAYLGNDSDHIAIRTSSYYGINEQSKEVRVHGIDYLISNMNAEDKLLIVDDVFDSGRSIKAILDTLKEKSRKNLPHDIRMAMPWYKPERNIIEVVPDYFIHETDEWLVFPHEMDGLTEKEIFENKKNMKEILSGVK; encoded by the coding sequence ATGACAATAGCAAAAACATATATTACTGCAGATGAGCTACTTTTAGACTCTTTTAAACTTGGAGTTCAGATCCACAATAGTGGCTTTAAACCTGACTTTATTGTAGGCGTTTGGAGAGGTGGAACTCCCGTTGGCATTGCCATTCAAGAAATCCTTGCATATCTTGGGAATGATTCTGATCATATTGCTATTCGAACTTCATCATATTATGGAATAAATGAGCAATCAAAAGAGGTTAGGGTTCATGGTATTGACTACCTTATCAGTAATATGAATGCTGAAGATAAACTTCTTATCGTTGATGATGTATTTGATTCTGGAAGAAGCATCAAGGCTATTCTGGATACACTTAAGGAAAAATCGAGAAAAAATTTACCTCATGATATTCGTATGGCAATGCCATGGTACAAACCTGAAAGAAATATTATTGAAGTAGTTCCAGATTACTTCATTCATGAAACAGATGAGTGGTTAGTTTTTCCTCATGAGATGGATGGACTTACTGAAAAAGAAATATTTGAAAATAAGAAAAATATGAAGGAAATCTTATCTGGCGTTAAGTAA
- the add gene encoding adenosine deaminase, producing MREHILKLPKVELHSHLEGTIKPHLVHQIAQRNGIELDQNLFNDKGGYAWSDFPSFLVAYDGASSCLKNKKDYRDIMYQYLKDCASENVIYMETFISPDHAAECGISYDDMILGCVEGIDDAEDDFGIIGRIIVTCVRHLGPKKGIDVAQKMVDNPHPYIVGFGMGGDELAFTLKDFEPAFNIAANANYPCTVHAGEISGPESVWDAINYLPIARIGHGVRSIEDDKLLSELIKRNIHLEISPGSNLALSIYPSWSSHPFKFIMTKGISVSLNSDDPPFFETSVGQEYQNSAKNFKLSIEDLKNISLMAMKASFADSETKSKLIDKILKF from the coding sequence ATGAGAGAACATATACTTAAACTTCCAAAAGTAGAGCTTCATAGCCACCTCGAGGGAACTATTAAGCCTCATTTAGTTCATCAAATTGCTCAACGAAATGGAATTGAACTTGACCAGAACCTCTTTAATGATAAAGGGGGTTACGCTTGGAGTGACTTTCCTAGTTTTTTAGTTGCTTATGATGGGGCTAGCTCCTGTCTAAAAAATAAAAAAGACTATAGAGATATTATGTATCAGTATCTTAAAGACTGTGCCTCTGAAAATGTTATATATATGGAAACATTTATTTCACCAGATCATGCAGCTGAATGCGGAATAAGTTATGATGATATGATCTTAGGATGCGTTGAGGGTATTGATGATGCAGAGGATGATTTTGGTATTATTGGGCGCATTATTGTAACCTGTGTAAGACATTTAGGTCCAAAAAAAGGAATTGATGTAGCCCAAAAAATGGTTGATAATCCTCATCCTTATATTGTTGGTTTTGGAATGGGAGGAGATGAATTAGCATTTACCTTAAAGGATTTTGAACCTGCATTTAATATTGCTGCTAATGCAAATTATCCATGTACGGTTCATGCCGGGGAAATCTCTGGCCCAGAGAGTGTTTGGGATGCAATCAATTATCTACCAATAGCTCGAATTGGTCATGGTGTTAGAAGCATTGAAGATGATAAGCTTTTAAGCGAACTAATTAAACGTAATATTCATTTGGAAATCAGCCCCGGAAGTAATTTAGCTTTATCTATCTACCCTAGTTGGAGCTCTCATCCTTTCAAATTTATCATGACTAAAGGAATAAGTGTCAGCCTAAATTCAGATGATCCACCATTTTTTGAGACTAGTGTTGGCCAAGAATATCAAAATAGTGCAAAAAACTTTAAACTCAGCATTGAGGATCTTAAGAATATTTCACTAATGGCTATGAAAGCTTCATTTGCAGATTCTGAGACAAAAAGCAAACTTATAGATAAAATTTTAAAATTCTAG
- a CDS encoding phosphopentomutase produces MKRAIILVLDSLGLGSSEDAHLYGDSGSDTLGHIIEECDSSNADNSERSGPLLIPNLIRWGLGEAAIASRNKPLPITRVEPQGAFGYAKEVSAGKDTPSGHWEICGLPVPFEWGTFPVIDNCFPASLLKDLMEQGQIEGTLANKHASGTQVIEEFGEEHIASGFPICYTSADSVFQIAAHEEHFGLERLYKLCRVAKKLVDPLEITRVIARPFTGNSKDGFERTANRKDLTTPPNDLTLLDHIQDANGQVVSVGKIGDIFSNQGVSYTVKAKNNMGLVDQLLSEMIKLKNGLIFVNLVDFDTKFGHRRDVAGYALALEQFDKRIPEIESGLDNDDLVLITADHGCDPTWPGNDHTREHVPVIFYGKSIKNNNLGKRDSFADMGQTIASHLGIKALNNGKACNLN; encoded by the coding sequence ATGAAAAGAGCGATTATTTTAGTTTTAGACTCTCTGGGTCTTGGTTCTAGTGAAGATGCTCATCTTTATGGAGATTCTGGCTCTGATACTTTGGGTCATATTATTGAAGAATGTGATTCTAGTAACGCAGATAATAGCGAACGAAGTGGCCCTCTTTTAATTCCTAACCTAATTCGTTGGGGTCTTGGAGAAGCAGCAATTGCTAGTCGTAATAAACCACTTCCAATTACAAGAGTTGAGCCACAGGGTGCTTTTGGTTATGCAAAGGAAGTTAGTGCTGGAAAAGATACTCCAAGTGGACATTGGGAAATTTGTGGTCTTCCTGTTCCCTTTGAATGGGGAACCTTTCCAGTGATTGACAACTGCTTTCCAGCCTCTCTGCTTAAAGATCTAATGGAGCAGGGTCAGATAGAAGGAACACTTGCTAATAAACATGCATCAGGTACTCAAGTTATCGAAGAATTTGGTGAAGAGCATATTGCCTCTGGTTTTCCAATTTGCTACACTTCTGCAGACTCAGTTTTTCAGATTGCTGCCCATGAAGAACACTTTGGACTTGAGAGGCTTTATAAATTATGCAGAGTTGCAAAAAAACTGGTCGATCCACTGGAGATTACTCGAGTAATTGCGAGACCATTTACAGGAAACTCTAAAGATGGTTTTGAAAGAACAGCTAATCGTAAAGATCTTACAACACCTCCAAATGATTTAACGCTTCTTGATCATATTCAAGATGCTAATGGTCAAGTAGTATCGGTTGGAAAAATTGGTGATATTTTTTCTAATCAAGGAGTTAGCTATACGGTTAAAGCAAAAAATAATATGGGCCTTGTCGACCAATTACTCTCGGAGATGATAAAGCTTAAAAATGGCTTAATATTTGTTAATCTAGTTGACTTTGATACCAAATTTGGTCATCGTCGTGATGTGGCTGGATATGCATTGGCACTTGAGCAATTTGACAAGCGAATCCCTGAAATTGAATCAGGATTAGATAATGATGATCTTGTTCTTATTACTGCAGATCATGGATGTGATCCAACCTGGCCTGGTAATGATCATACACGTGAGCATGTTCCGGTTATTTTCTATGGTAAATCTATTAAAAATAATAATCTTGGCAAAAGAGATAGTTTTGCTGATATGGGTCAAACAATTGCAAGTCATTTAGGAATTAAAGCTCTTAATAATGGTAAAGCTTGTAACTTAAATTAA
- the deoA gene encoding thymidine phosphorylase: MNNLFLPQELIRKKRDGLVLSDPEIGFLVKGISDKSLTDAQLGAFAMAVYQCGMTMDERVSLTTHMMNSGDTLKWHDFELDGPVVDKHSTGGVGDKISLMLAPIVAACGGYVPMISGRGLGHTGGTLDKLESIPGYNGTPDNKKFQSLVKEVGCAIIGQTAKLAPADQRFYATRDVTATVESIDLITASILSKKLASGLDALVMDIKTGNGAFAAKPEMAKELAQSIADVAAGSGVPTNCLITDMSQVLGHSVGNAIEVSECIDFLVNPDNANHKLMELTIELAAHMLHLSGIETDLVTARKKSNEALSSGEAASIFEKMIHSLGGPKDLLDKTNQYLAPMPIITPIVSNSSGYISEMNARDIGLSMIKLKAGRTKSIDPIDHGVGLSNIVNIGQWVDKGEPLAMGHVRDKSQISYLQETLPSVFNLTKDRPATPSLIYEIISSKKEGH; this comes from the coding sequence ATGAATAATTTATTCCTCCCTCAAGAGCTAATTAGAAAAAAACGAGATGGTCTTGTTCTGTCTGATCCAGAGATTGGATTTTTAGTTAAGGGAATTAGTGATAAAAGCCTTACAGATGCCCAACTTGGAGCATTTGCAATGGCTGTATATCAGTGTGGGATGACAATGGATGAGCGTGTTAGCCTAACTACTCATATGATGAACTCTGGGGATACCCTTAAATGGCATGATTTTGAGCTTGATGGGCCTGTTGTTGATAAACATTCTACTGGAGGAGTAGGCGATAAAATTAGTCTAATGCTTGCACCTATTGTTGCTGCCTGTGGTGGATATGTTCCAATGATCTCTGGGAGAGGTTTAGGACATACTGGTGGGACGTTAGATAAACTTGAGAGTATCCCTGGCTATAATGGCACGCCAGATAATAAAAAGTTCCAATCATTAGTGAAAGAGGTTGGCTGTGCAATAATAGGTCAAACTGCAAAACTAGCTCCTGCTGATCAACGTTTTTATGCAACTCGTGATGTAACAGCTACTGTTGAATCAATTGACTTGATTACAGCATCTATATTATCTAAAAAACTTGCCTCAGGTCTTGATGCCTTAGTAATGGATATTAAGACTGGTAATGGTGCTTTTGCAGCAAAGCCTGAAATGGCCAAAGAGCTTGCACAAAGTATTGCTGATGTTGCTGCAGGTTCTGGTGTTCCAACAAACTGTCTTATTACGGATATGAGTCAGGTACTGGGTCATAGCGTGGGAAATGCAATTGAAGTCAGTGAATGTATTGATTTTCTAGTTAATCCTGACAACGCCAATCATAAACTGATGGAACTTACTATTGAATTAGCAGCGCATATGCTGCATCTTAGTGGGATTGAAACTGATCTAGTAACTGCCAGGAAAAAATCTAATGAGGCTTTATCTTCTGGAGAAGCTGCCTCTATATTTGAAAAAATGATTCATTCTCTTGGAGGTCCTAAAGATCTTCTTGACAAGACTAATCAGTATTTGGCACCAATGCCTATTATCACTCCAATAGTATCAAATTCATCAGGATATATCTCTGAGATGAATGCAAGGGATATTGGCTTAAGCATGATTAAACTTAAAGCTGGAAGAACAAAATCAATTGATCCAATTGATCATGGGGTAGGCTTAAGCAATATAGTTAATATCGGTCAGTGGGTTGATAAGGGAGAGCCCCTAGCTATGGGACATGTTAGGGATAAGAGTCAGATTAGTTACTTACAAGAAACTCTTCCATCTGTTTTTAATCTTACTAAAGATAGGCCAGCAACCCCGAGCTTAATTTATGAAATAATTAGTTCAAAAAAGGAAGGTCATTAA